CAGGGTGGGCATGGCAGTGTTGCTATATGTTGGAAAGATTGGATGGTTTAGCACTTTTTATGCTAAACAGTTTTATTTTTTACTGAAATGTAAGTATTCTCAAGAATGACATGGCTTTGTTATGTTTTTCGACATTCTTGGTACTCCTCAAAAATCCCAAAATGGGTCTTCAAGCGAAAAACGAAAAGTATAAAAAAACGCTGGGATTTTCTACAATATGCGGATTATTAAAAAAGTTATGGTGTATTGAATGTTAACGGATTTAATCATGGAGCTTAGAAAGCAATATCACCAAATATTAAAAATATTGATAAACTTTTGGTTCGGATCTGACCAATTCAGACACAGCCAAGCCGGTAGAAATCAATATTAGAAGCATCAACAGCCTGTACTTGGAATTGCATCAGCACTTGGTTCATGAACATTGCCGGCAGACATTTTTGGGCGGTGTCATAGAGTTTTTCGGTGCCAAGCGCGGATATGGCTTTGCAAAATATTTTAAGAGTGCACCGTGGCGATAATGAGTTTGCCCGCAATACACAGTATATCAACAGAACCGAATCTTTTCGGGGCTATGTCGAGCATTGCTTGGCGCGATTTAATTTACCGAAGCATAGGTTTTACCTGTATTTGGAAGAAACAGGATTCTGTTTCAAGTATAAGGCATGATGATTTGTATAAGTGCTGTTGAAGATTCTGGGGAAAAATCTTTTAAAATGAATTTTGATGCCTAAACCTCTCGCTTGATATATCTTTAGGAGCTATCCTAAATAACCAAGAAAATTCGAATTCAGTTTAGAATAATCCCCATGAGAAAAAGCCGTTTAAGCCACTACAGACCAAACAAACCCGTCAGTCAAGCTGTTTGCAGCAGGCGTTACAGCACGAGCAGTTGCCGAGCCGGTTGGTGTAAACAAAAACACTGCCGCCTATTATTTTCATCTCTGCGATTACTTAGCTTCCACAACAGCCCGCATTTAGAAAGGGGCTGTCCTAGATAACTAGAATAAATCCTGCTTTACTAATTGTTTTAAAATAGAAATTTGAAATTTTATCTCACTGTTGTTAAAACGCCATTCACACTCTTTCAAATACAGTTCAAAATGCTCTTTGGGAATGCCGTTAAACTTGCGTAAATGGCGTTTTGCTTGGTTCCAAAAGTTCTCAATTCCGTTAATGTGATTTTGTCGCTCAGCAAAATGTGTGCTGTGATTGATCCGAAAATGTGAAAATTCGCTCACATCAAGAACGTCATAACTTTTGTAACAATCGGTATAAACAATGCTGTCAGGCTTCACTTGCTCGCGGATAATTGGCAATAAAGTCGCAGTTTGTGTATTGGGTACGGCAACGGTGTAAACCTTACCATTACGCTTCAAAAGCCCGAATACAGCCACTTTGCCGGCCGCACCGCGACCACGTTTGCCTTTGCGTTGTCCGCCAAAATAGCTTTCATCAACTTCTACTTCACCATCAAGCATTTCCAGATGCGGGCTGTTGTGATAGATAAGTAAGCGCAAACGGTGGAAGTAATAGGCAGCGGTATTTTTATTGACGCTAACTAATTGCGCCGCTGTGCGGGCGGTAACACCTGCAACAAATAGTTCAATCAGTTTGTTTTGCTTGTACTGACTTAAACGACTTTTTCTCATAGGGATTATTCTAACCTGAAGTTAAATTTCCCTAGTTATCTAGTACAGCCCCTTTAGAAATGTTTGAGGGCGGAGTAGAAATTGATGAAAGTTATTTTGGCGGACAACGCAAAGGCAGACGCGGTGCGGCTGGCAAAGCCGCCGTATTCGGTTTTTTGAAGCACAACGGCAAAGTTTATACGGTTACCGTGCCCAATACACAAACCGCCGCTGCTTTACTGCCGGTCATCCGCGGACAAATAAAGCCGGACAGCATTGTCTATACCGATTACTGCAAAATGATGTACTTGATGCGGGCAGATTCAGCTGCTTTCGCATCAACCACAGTATACGGTTTGCAGAACGGCAAAACCACATCAACGGCATTGGGAATTTTTGGAATCAAGCCAAGCGTGTGCTATGCAAATACAACGGAATCGACTGAAAGTCTTTTCCCCTATTCTTGAAAGAATGCGGGTTTCGTTTTAACTTTGGCACACCAAGTGAGCAGTTGAAAATCTTGCGGGATTGGTGTGGTATTTAGGGCTAATCTACTTCAGCCCCTTTCTTTAATAAATATATCAAGATACACTGGCAAAGCCTGCGTTCATTGCTACACATTCAATCACTCTCCAACCGAAAAAAGGCCGTTTGAATAACCATGCCGACTATTTTGATTGTGCGTCCTGAGGCGCAAGCTGCTGCAGATATTGCCGTTTGCGAAGCGGCAGGCTGGCGGGCACTGCCTTTCAGCCCGATAAGTCTCGAGCCGGACATGTCTGCCCTGCTTGGTCTCAACAAACAATTCCAAGCTGCGCAAGCCGTGTTTTGGGTCAGCCCCGGCGCCATCGGAACTGCCGCTCCGTATATCGACTTTTCAGACGGCGGCATCACACAGATTACTGTCGGGCAGGCCAGCCGTAATGCTTTGGAGAAATTCTGTTCCCACTCTGTTATCAGCCCCGAAAGCGGCAATGACAGCGAAGCCGTGCTGGCACTGCCGGAGTGGAACAGCTTGCCTTCCGGAGCCGGAGTGCTGATTATCCGAGGGCACGGCGGACGCGGCTTCTTGGCAGACGTGCTTCGCCGGCGCGGCTTTGCTGTGAGTGTGGCAGAAGTATATTTCAGACGGCCCAAGCTGCTGGATTGGACGGTTTTCGAAGCTGAAAAACCACAGGCCGCCTATATCACTTCTGCTGAAATGGTGCGCGGGCTGTTTGCCCAGGCGCCGGATAGAATCACCCAAGTTTTAAGAACCTTGTTATACTTCACCCATCATCCGCGCATCGCCGATGCGCTGCGCAATGCCGGGGCGCACCGCATTGAGTTGGTCGAACGGTTAAACCCGCACTCACTCGGGGCCGTTGCCCTCTAACCGCCGGCAGGCTTGAAACCATGCGTCTCACGGAGCAATGAATGAACGGACACAATGGAAACGCTACCGAAAACCATCTGCCCGAAAATAAACCGGAGCAGTCGAAACAACTGCTGGTGGTTTCTTCAAACGGCATTGTCAGGCCGTCTGAAAACACTGCCAACGGAGAGCCCGGCGAAAACAGCGGCCTTGATAAAAAGAACAAAGTACCGCAGCATTCTGATAATGCTAAAGGCTTTGGCGCCGCCGCACCCAATAACCCCGAACCCGCAGGAAACCTTCTTATGTCTGAATCGAAAAACCCCCAGCCTCTTGTTACCCCTGTGGTAATCAAACAATCTTCGGGCAGGGCCGTGGCCGTTGTGGCATTGGCTTTGTCGGTGTTGGCGTTGGGCGCGGGGGGCTTTCTGTTTGTGCAGGGTCAGAATATCCTGAAAACTCAAGAAATTGATTTTAATCAAAAAATAGATAAGGCCGCATTGGGAGAGTCCCACAATGCCTCAATGCTGCAAGATGCTTTGCGCAAACAGAATGAAAGCCAGGCTGTGTTGGAGCAGATTATCGGCAATCAAAAACACAACGCCGATAAAATCGCCGCTGCTGAGCGCGCTTACCGCGAACTGCTCAAAGGCCGTGCCGACTGGCTGGTTGATGAAACCGAAACCATGCTCAGTCTGGCTTCCCAGCAGCTGCTGCTCACCGGTAATGTGCCGGCTGCAGTTGCTGTACTCGAAAATATCGAAAGCCGCCTGAGCCGTTTCGACCATCCCGAACTGTTGCCTGTCAAACAAGCGGTTGCCGGTGATTTGACTGCGTTGAAAAACCGCCCCTATCTTGATGTTTCTGCCGCTTCTCTGCGCCTTAACCGCTTGGAGGCCGCCATTGCCGGCCTGCCGCTCATTATCGATGGTACACTGAAACCCGGCCAGGCTGCGCCGCAGGCCGCCGCAGTGTCTGCAGCCAACCTTTCGTGGTGGGAAAACGCTTGGCAAAAATCGCTTTCAGCCTTGAAAGATATGGTAGAAGTGCGCCGTTTAAACAATAACGATGCTATGCTGATGGCACCCGACCAAGCTTATTTTGTACGCGAAAATTTGCGCCTGCGCCTGCTTGATGCACGTACAGCCCTGCTGCAACATAACGGCGAAGTGTATCTCAACGATTTAAACAGCGCCGAGGCTTCCGTGAAACAGTATTTCGACATCTCTTCGCCCGCCACTCAGTCGTGGCTGCGCGAGTTGGCCGACTTGACGGCGCTGGACTTGCGCGCCGTGGCTGATGACGCGCTGAAAACCAGCTTGAATGCCGTGCGCAATTATCAGGAAACCGTGCGCCCCAGCCGCCCCGCAGAGCTGTCTGAAGCCGTATCCGCACCTACTGCCGCACCGGCCTCATCGCCTGCTGTGCCGGCACAAGCATCCGAGCCCGCGCCCGTTGTCCCTGCCTCTCCGTCAAGCCTTTCTCCCAAACCCGAAGAAGCGGCAAAACCCGTAAAACCCGCTACCGTGCCTGAGGGGGGTAACCCTGCCGCCGGTCAGACTCAATTGAAAGGGGAGCGTGCATGAGAGGGCTGATTTGGATTATCGTATTGTTTGCCGTGGCAGTGGGTTTGGCGATTGCTTCCGGCTCTTATAACGGTAACGTATACATCGTGGTGGAGCAAACCCTGCTGCGCGTCAATCTTCATGCTTTCATTCTCGGCCTGGTTGCGCTGGTGGTGATACTGTATCTTCTGCTGTGCCTGATTGCGGCGATTCTCAATATGCCGGGCCGTATGCAGCGTTTCGGTGCAGCGCGCAAAGGCCGTCAGGCCGCCCATGCGCTCAACAATGCCGGTTTGGCTTATTTTGAAGGCAAATTTCAAAAAGCCGAGCAGGAAGCCGCCAAAGTGCTGGCCAACAAAGAGGCGGGCAGCAACCGCACGCTGGCATTGATGCTGGGGGCGCACGCTGCCGACCAGATGGACGACAAAGCCCTGCGCGACCGTTATCTGAAAGATATCGAACCGCTGCCCGCCAAGCAACAGCTCTCGCGCCATTTGCTGCTGGCTGAGTCTGCGCTCGGCCGCCGCGATTATGCCGCTGCCGAAAACCACCTTGCTGCCGCCGCGCAAATCAACCCCAGCCTCACCCGCCTGGTGCGCCTGCAATTGCGCTATGCTTTCGACAAAGGCAACGCGCTTGATGTGTTGGATAAAGCAGAAAAACTGGCGAAAGCCGGTGCCATCAGTGATTACGAAGCTGAACAATACCAAAACTGGGCCTACCGCCGCCTGCTGGCGCTTGTTTCCGATGCCGGCAGCCTGAAAGCCTGCTTAAAGCGCATTCCCGAAAATCTCAAAGCGGGCGATTTGTGTGTTGCAGTTGCCGAAAAATACCAGCGTTTGGGCATGTATGCCCAAGTCGTGAAATGGGTGAACGAGTATTATCCGAAAACGCAGCAAACCGAGCTGCTGGAGCCGTTGGTTGAAAGCGTGCGTTTTTTGGGCGACAAAGAACAGCGCCGCGCCATCGATACCGCAGATAGCTGGTTGCAGGCCAACCCCGATAACGCCCGTCTGCTGGTGTATCTCGGCCTGCTTGCCTACGACAAACAACTGTGGGGCAAAGCACAGGGCTATCTCGAAGCCGCCATTGCCCTCAAGCCCGAACTGCCCGCACGTTTGGCCTTGGCCAAGGTGTTTGATGCCGTGGGAGAGCCCGAAAAAGCCGAATCCCAACGCAAACTCGCCTTGGAAAGCGTGATGGGCGGAGAGGGCGAAAACGTTTCCCTTCCCAAACACAAATAACCGCCCGGCGGCACAACCCCTTACCTGTAACCTGCCGGAAGAGAAAACCACTTTCCGATGCCGGCCGGCAAGCCTCAAACAGTGTATAAAATAGACCAATGCCGTTGCAGCTTCACGGAATCATTCTCTCGAAGCCGAAGCAACCGCAGCGAAAATGAAAATTGCAGGCCGTCTGAAACCTTTTCAGACGGCCTGATACCACAAACCGAAAGCCCGATATGACCCACTTGAAAAACGACACCTTCCTGCGCGCCCTGCTCAAACAACCCGTTGAATACACCCCCGTGTGGATGATGCGCCAAGCCGGCCGCTACCTGCCCGAATACAAAGCCACCCGCACGCGTGCAGGCAGCTTTTTGGATTTGTGCAAAAACACCGATTTGGCCACCGAAGTAACCATTCAGCCGCTGGATCGTTTCGACTTGGACGCAGCCATTTTGTTTTCCGACATTCTCACCATACCCGATGCAATGGGTTTGGGGCTGTATTTCGCCGAAGGTGAGGGCCCCAAATTCGAGCGGCCGCTGCAACACGAAGCCGATATTGCCAAACTCACCGCGCCCGATATGGGCAGGCTGCAATATGTGTTTGATGCCGTTGCCTCCATCCGTCGCGCCTTAAACGGTCGTGTGCCCCTAATCGGCTTTTCCGGCAGCCCGTTCACGCTGGCCTGCTATATGGTGGAGGGCGGCAGCAGCAAAGAATTCCGCACCATCAAAACCATGATGTACTCGCGCCCTGGGCTGCTGCACAAAATTCTCGACACCAACGCACAGGCCGTTACCGCCTATCTCAACGCCCAAATCGATGCCGGCGCACAAGCCGTACAGATTTTCGACACATGGGGCGGCATATTGAGCGATGGCGCTTTCGAGCAGTTCAGCCTGCGCTATATGAAACAGATTTCAGACGGCATCAAACGCGAAAACGAAGGCCGCCGCGTGCCGCTGATTATATTCACCAAAGGCGGCGGCTTGTGGCTGGAAAAAATGGCCGCTGTCGGAGCCGATGCTCTGGGTTTGGACTGGACGTGCAACATCGGCGAAGCACGTAGGCGCGTGGGTGGCCAAGTTGCCCTGCAAGGCAACTTCGATCCCTTCGCCCTCTTTGGCACGCCGGAAAGCATACGCACTGAAGTTGCACGCATTCTGGCCGCCTACGGTCACGGCAGCGGCCATGTATTCAACCTCGGTCACGGCATCAACCAGCATGCAAACCCCGAACACGCCAAGATACTGGTGGATGCCGTACACGAACTGTCCCGCCCGTATCATATCTAGCTGGTTGTGCCAAAATTATTACAATGCTGATCCACTTTGCCGTGCGAGTGTACCTTTGAGCATGTTGTCTTATATTTATTTTTGTAAATTGATTATAGATAATCTCGCTTTATTTTTGCTACACGGTAGCAAACAGCAGATAGTACAGATAAATACTGAACTGGTTCTATTGTTGCTCCAGTAGTTTATAAAATTATTATCTTTGAGCTAAGGCTCAGCAATGTCGTAACAAAAATTACACAACGTTGGATTTCTCCACATCCTAAAGGTCGTAGGTTACAACTGTTCATACTGATAAAAAGCATCGACTAAAAAGCACCGACAGCCGTTTCAAACGGGGAAAATACGGTATAAAACGGGGCTGGCTGAAATAGAAAAGATTATCGGAGAAACTAAAAAACAAGTAAAGCAACGCACTGCAACAAAGCCCGTTCTGGAAAAATGGTGTATTTTGATGTCAAGAGCCTGCTCCTGTTGCAAAACCCCAAAAGCTGCAGATCTGAAGGATTGCCAGTTGCCATTAATGACTTTTTCGAGCAGCAGGTGTGACCGAGTTTCTTTTGAGTGATGCTATAGATTGTTGCCCGTGTACCATTGGATGTACATATTCCGATAACGATATGCAGATTGTGGGGAGTCTGCGTGTAAAACAATACCAATCCGCAAACTGATGCTGAGACAGAACGTGTTATCATTATTCTAATGAAAATGTGGTATGGCACATTTTATTTCAAGAATTAGCAAAGCTGGCAAGGAGTGGTATCTATTTGTGGGTTTTGATAACATGGAGAAGCCGCATGATGGTTTGAATGGCGATACGTTTTTTTTGAGGTTTTGAAAGCTTGTTTTCTCAATCTGTGTAAACAACGCTGGGGTTGGATTTTCTTAAATTTTAAGCCGTCTGAAAATCAACAAGTTTGGATTTTCAGACGGCTTGATTGAAACACTGAATGATGTTGAATGTCCAATGATGTGGAAAATGAAGGTAATGGATGTACAACAATCTGCTGCCGGCAATGGCCGCCTGTATAAGCTGGCTGTTTCCAGTCTGGCTGCGTTGATTTTTATCAGTCTTGCCTGGGAGTTGTGGCTGGCGCCGCTGCGCCCGGGCGGTTCGTGGCTGGCGCTGAAGGCACTGCCTTTGTGTTTACCGCTGACCGGAATTCTCAAGGGCAGGGTTTATACTTTCCAATACAGCAGCCTGCTGGTTTTACCGTATTTCGCCGAAGCGGTGGTGCGCCTGTTTGATGCTTCGGCGGTCAGCCGTGCCTGTTCGGCGGCGGCTCTGTTGTGTTCGGCAGCGTTTTTCGCCGCCTGTTTGGCTTATGTAAAACAACGGCGTAAGGCGGTTGGGAATGTTTAGGAAAAATTTGTTTTCAGACGGCTGCGATTCGGTGTGGAGTATGCGTTTGTGGCCGTTGTGGTTTTGCTTTGTCTGGATTTGTGCGGTGCCGTTTTTGTCGCTTTACCGCATGGGGCCGCTGCCGGGTTTTTATCTTGAAGCCGGCTCGCTGGCCGGTGCGGCAGTGTTGTTGCTGCTGACGGCGTTGTTTGGCCGTTTGAATGTGGGCATACCGGCGGCAGGTGTGTATTTTCTGGTGTTGGCGGCGTTTTGGTGGGTGCAGGCGCGGGCAATGAATTTACTTTATCCGGGCATGAACGACATGGTAACGGCATCATTTGTGGTGTTGGCACTGGCGGCCTGGGCGTGCAGGGGCTGGGTGGCCGGTTTCGGTCAGGACAGGGTAGTGTCGGTGTTGGCATGGGCGCTGCTCGGCGGTGCGCTGGTGCAGGCTGCTGTGGTGGTGCTGCAGTTTACCGGCTGGGCTGCGGCGGATATGTTTCACGGTATCGTAGCCTACCGGGGTGTGCGCGAAATCAGCGGCCAGCTCGGGCAGCGCAACCATTTGGGGCATTATCTGATGTGGGGGGCGTTGGCTGCATCGTATTTATGGGCGCAGCGGCGTATGCCCGGCTGGCTGGGTTTGTCGGCGGTGTTGGTGCTGACATCTGCTTTGGGTTTGGTGAATTCGCGCACCATCTTCACTTATATTATCGGTGTCGGGCTGCTGCTGCCGTTTTGGCGGGTATGGGCGGGGTGTGGGGCCAACCGTATGGTGCTGGTGATGCTGTTTACGCTGGTGATGACGGTGGCGGTGCAGTTTGCTGTCAGCCCGTTGTTGGATTTGTTTTCGGGCGTGCAATACGATACGGCGCTGGAGCGCATTGAGGGCAGCAGCTTCGGTGGGTCAGCCCGCGAGGTGGAATGGGGCAAGGCTTGGAAAGTATTTTGGTCGGCACCTCTGTGGGGGCACGGTTGGGGCAGTTATGCATTGCAGGGCTTTTTGGTTCAGGCCGAAACCGGGCAGTTCACGCCTAACCATTTGAATGTGTTGTTTACCCACTCACACAATCTGTTTTTTCAGCTGCTGGCTGAAATGGGGCTGGCTGGAACGCTGGCCGTAGTGTTGGGGTTTGTTGCGGTTGTGTGGCGTATGTTCAGACGGCCTGCCGATGCCGCCTCGCTGCTGCTGTTGGCGATGATGACCGTGTCGCTGTGCCACAGTATGCTGGAATACCCGCTTTGGTATCTTTATTTTCTCACGCCGTTTGCGTTGATGATGAGTTTGTTGCCCGCGCGCGAGAGCATTGTTTCAGACGGCTTGAAGTCAGTTGGGATACACCATATCGGCGGAGCATTGCTGGCGGTGTTTTTATTGGCCGGCATTATCCGCTTGGGCTTTGTTTATGCCGATCTGACGGCTTTCGACCACCACCCTAAAGATGAAACTGTGGAGCAGGAGAAAGAGAAAATCAGCGGCCTGAACCGGATTGCCGCAACCGAACCCATGTTGCGTTATTATGCCCAGCTGTCGCTGACCCGCCGCGCGAATCCGGCCGACCGAGTGTTGCAGCCGTGGGCAGAGCAGGCTGCATCTGAAGCGTTGTTGTTCCGCCCGTATTCCAACGCCTACCAAGCAGGATTATATAACTACCGTTTGGGCAAAGAGAAAGAAGCGCGCGAATGGCTGCGCAAGGTTTATCTTTACTACCCGTTTATGATGCCGCACTATGCTCAAAAAATACGCAGCAACGGCCTGCTGATGCCGTTGGAGGCGCAGATAAAAGCGGCATGTGAAGAGTTTAATAAGAAATATCCCAAAGAAAAACAATGTGATATTTGAAAATGGATTGCTCTGTAAATAGGCCGTCTGAAATGTAAAGGCCGTTGGCGGCATTGCAAAAAAGCGCAAAAGCATAGAAGCATACGCTATCAACAAAGACGATTTGCATGTTAAGATTCGCCGCATATCCAACGGTCGTCCAAGCAGGCGGCTGTCACAGTA
This genomic interval from Neisseria musculi contains the following:
- a CDS encoding IS1595 family transposase; the protein is MRKSRLSQYKQNKLIELFVAGVTARTAAQLVSVNKNTAAYYFHRLRLLIYHNSPHLEMLDGEVEVDESYFGGQRKGKRGRGAAGKVAVFGLLKRNGKVYTVAVPNTQTATLLPIIREQVKPDSIVYTDCYKSYDVLDVSEFSHFRINHSTHFAERQNHINGIENFWNQAKRHLRKFNGIPKEHFELYLKECEWRFNNSEIKFQISILKQLVKQDLF
- a CDS encoding uroporphyrinogen-III synthase produces the protein MPTILIVRPEAQAAADIAVCEAAGWRALPFSPISLEPDMSALLGLNKQFQAAQAVFWVSPGAIGTAAPYIDFSDGGITQITVGQASRNALEKFCSHSVISPESGNDSEAVLALPEWNSLPSGAGVLIIRGHGGRGFLADVLRRRGFAVSVAEVYFRRPKLLDWTVFEAEKPQAAYITSAEMVRGLFAQAPDRITQVLRTLLYFTHHPRIADALRNAGAHRIELVERLNPHSLGAVAL
- a CDS encoding uroporphyrinogen-III C-methyltransferase produces the protein MNGHNGNATENHLPENKPEQSKQLLVVSSNGIVRPSENTANGEPGENSGLDKKNKVPQHSDNAKGFGAAAPNNPEPAGNLLMSESKNPQPLVTPVVIKQSSGRAVAVVALALSVLALGAGGFLFVQGQNILKTQEIDFNQKIDKAALGESHNASMLQDALRKQNESQAVLEQIIGNQKHNADKIAAAERAYRELLKGRADWLVDETETMLSLASQQLLLTGNVPAAVAVLENIESRLSRFDHPELLPVKQAVAGDLTALKNRPYLDVSAASLRLNRLEAAIAGLPLIIDGTLKPGQAAPQAAAVSAANLSWWENAWQKSLSALKDMVEVRRLNNNDAMLMAPDQAYFVRENLRLRLLDARTALLQHNGEVYLNDLNSAEASVKQYFDISSPATQSWLRELADLTALDLRAVADDALKTSLNAVRNYQETVRPSRPAELSEAVSAPTAAPASSPAVPAQASEPAPVVPASPSSLSPKPEEAAKPVKPATVPEGGNPAAGQTQLKGERA
- a CDS encoding heme biosynthesis HemY N-terminal domain-containing protein, whose amino-acid sequence is MRGLIWIIVLFAVAVGLAIASGSYNGNVYIVVEQTLLRVNLHAFILGLVALVVILYLLLCLIAAILNMPGRMQRFGAARKGRQAAHALNNAGLAYFEGKFQKAEQEAAKVLANKEAGSNRTLALMLGAHAADQMDDKALRDRYLKDIEPLPAKQQLSRHLLLAESALGRRDYAAAENHLAAAAQINPSLTRLVRLQLRYAFDKGNALDVLDKAEKLAKAGAISDYEAEQYQNWAYRRLLALVSDAGSLKACLKRIPENLKAGDLCVAVAEKYQRLGMYAQVVKWVNEYYPKTQQTELLEPLVESVRFLGDKEQRRAIDTADSWLQANPDNARLLVYLGLLAYDKQLWGKAQGYLEAAIALKPELPARLALAKVFDAVGEPEKAESQRKLALESVMGGEGENVSLPKHK
- the hemE gene encoding uroporphyrinogen decarboxylase gives rise to the protein MTHLKNDTFLRALLKQPVEYTPVWMMRQAGRYLPEYKATRTRAGSFLDLCKNTDLATEVTIQPLDRFDLDAAILFSDILTIPDAMGLGLYFAEGEGPKFERPLQHEADIAKLTAPDMGRLQYVFDAVASIRRALNGRVPLIGFSGSPFTLACYMVEGGSSKEFRTIKTMMYSRPGLLHKILDTNAQAVTAYLNAQIDAGAQAVQIFDTWGGILSDGAFEQFSLRYMKQISDGIKRENEGRRVPLIIFTKGGGLWLEKMAAVGADALGLDWTCNIGEARRRVGGQVALQGNFDPFALFGTPESIRTEVARILAAYGHGSGHVFNLGHGINQHANPEHAKILVDAVHELSRPYHI
- a CDS encoding DUF2069 domain-containing protein, which codes for MDVQQSAAGNGRLYKLAVSSLAALIFISLAWELWLAPLRPGGSWLALKALPLCLPLTGILKGRVYTFQYSSLLVLPYFAEAVVRLFDASAVSRACSAAALLCSAAFFAACLAYVKQRRKAVGNV
- a CDS encoding PglL family O-oligosaccharyltransferase: MFRKNLFSDGCDSVWSMRLWPLWFCFVWICAVPFLSLYRMGPLPGFYLEAGSLAGAAVLLLLTALFGRLNVGIPAAGVYFLVLAAFWWVQARAMNLLYPGMNDMVTASFVVLALAAWACRGWVAGFGQDRVVSVLAWALLGGALVQAAVVVLQFTGWAAADMFHGIVAYRGVREISGQLGQRNHLGHYLMWGALAASYLWAQRRMPGWLGLSAVLVLTSALGLVNSRTIFTYIIGVGLLLPFWRVWAGCGANRMVLVMLFTLVMTVAVQFAVSPLLDLFSGVQYDTALERIEGSSFGGSAREVEWGKAWKVFWSAPLWGHGWGSYALQGFLVQAETGQFTPNHLNVLFTHSHNLFFQLLAEMGLAGTLAVVLGFVAVVWRMFRRPADAASLLLLAMMTVSLCHSMLEYPLWYLYFLTPFALMMSLLPARESIVSDGLKSVGIHHIGGALLAVFLLAGIIRLGFVYADLTAFDHHPKDETVEQEKEKISGLNRIAATEPMLRYYAQLSLTRRANPADRVLQPWAEQAASEALLFRPYSNAYQAGLYNYRLGKEKEAREWLRKVYLYYPFMMPHYAQKIRSNGLLMPLEAQIKAACEEFNKKYPKEKQCDI